The Streptomyces sp. Alt3 genome has a segment encoding these proteins:
- a CDS encoding amino acid permease, protein MSDGSITAADQLGAGTPATTSPHVDAGDAGYSKDLKSRHINMIAIGGAIGTGLFLGAGGRLADAGPSLAIAYAVCGVFAFFVVRALGELILYRPSSGAFVSYAREFMGEKGAFAAGWLYFLNWSTTAIADITAAATYAHFWGMFSDIPQWVLALIALAVVLTANLISVKYFGEMEFWFAIIKVAALVAFMLIGIFLVVTQHPVDGHTPGLSTVSDTGVFPVGTLPMLLVIQGVVFAYASVELCGVAAGETENPEKIMPRAINSIMWRVGLFYVGSVVLLAMLLPYTAYSGDQSPFVTVMDKLGVPGAAGVMNLVVLTAALSSLNSGLYSTGRILRSMALSGSAPRFTGLMNKGQVPYGGILLTAGFGVLGVGLNYVVPGQAFEIVLNFASIGILGTWGMIMLCSLAFWYRSQHGRVTRPAYRLPWAPYTQIVTLLFLVGVAFLMWWGGGVGRTTVTLVPLIAAALVGGWFLVRGRVREMARARQDA, encoded by the coding sequence ATGAGTGACGGCAGCATCACAGCAGCCGATCAGCTCGGCGCCGGCACACCGGCGACGACTTCCCCCCACGTGGACGCCGGCGACGCCGGTTACAGCAAGGACCTCAAGTCCCGCCACATCAACATGATCGCCATCGGCGGCGCGATCGGCACGGGGCTCTTCCTGGGCGCGGGCGGCCGTCTCGCCGACGCCGGCCCCTCGCTCGCCATCGCGTACGCCGTCTGCGGCGTCTTCGCGTTCTTCGTCGTGCGCGCGCTGGGTGAGCTGATCCTCTACCGCCCGTCCTCCGGCGCCTTCGTCTCCTACGCCCGTGAGTTCATGGGCGAGAAGGGCGCCTTCGCGGCCGGCTGGCTCTATTTCCTCAACTGGTCGACCACAGCGATCGCGGACATCACGGCAGCGGCGACGTACGCCCACTTCTGGGGCATGTTCAGCGACATCCCCCAGTGGGTCCTCGCGTTGATCGCCCTGGCCGTGGTGCTCACGGCCAACCTCATCTCGGTGAAGTACTTCGGCGAGATGGAGTTCTGGTTCGCGATCATCAAGGTGGCGGCGCTTGTCGCCTTCATGCTGATCGGTATCTTCCTCGTCGTCACCCAGCATCCGGTGGACGGCCACACCCCCGGGCTGAGCACGGTCTCGGACACGGGCGTCTTCCCCGTCGGCACGCTGCCGATGCTGCTCGTGATCCAGGGCGTCGTCTTCGCCTACGCCTCGGTCGAGCTGTGCGGCGTCGCCGCCGGTGAGACGGAGAACCCCGAGAAGATCATGCCGCGCGCGATCAACTCCATCATGTGGCGGGTCGGACTGTTCTACGTGGGCTCGGTGGTCCTGCTCGCGATGCTGCTTCCCTACACCGCGTACTCCGGGGACCAGAGCCCGTTCGTCACCGTCATGGACAAGCTCGGTGTACCGGGTGCGGCCGGCGTGATGAATCTGGTCGTGCTCACGGCCGCCCTTTCCAGCCTGAACTCCGGCCTCTACTCCACCGGCCGCATCCTGCGCTCCATGGCGCTCTCGGGTTCCGCTCCCCGCTTCACCGGCCTGATGAACAAGGGGCAGGTGCCCTACGGCGGCATCCTGCTGACCGCGGGCTTCGGAGTGCTGGGCGTAGGGCTGAACTACGTGGTGCCCGGCCAGGCGTTCGAGATCGTGCTGAACTTCGCGTCCATCGGGATCCTCGGCACCTGGGGCATGATCATGCTCTGCTCGCTCGCCTTCTGGTACCGGTCGCAGCACGGCCGGGTCACCAGGCCTGCCTACCGCCTGCCGTGGGCCCCGTACACCCAGATCGTCACCCTGCTGTTCCTCGTCGGCGTAGCCTTCCTGATGTGGTGGGGCGGCGGGGTAGGCCGGACCACCGTGACTCTCGTACCGCTGATCGCGGCGGCGCTGGTCGGCGGCTGGTTCCTCGTCCGGGGCCGGGTGCGCGAGATGGCGCGGGCCAGGCAGGACGCCTGA
- a CDS encoding NAD-dependent protein deacetylase produces MRMRPTLSWTPTEDVSPGTTDLGPLADALSTGDVLVLSGAGISTESGIPDYRGEGGSLSRHTPMTYQDFTSSSQARRRYWARSHLGWRTFGRARPNAGHRAVTAFGREGMLSGVITQNVDGLHQAAGSEAVVELHGSLDRVVCLTCDSFSLRRELARRLEEANPGFRPVAAAINPDGDADLTDEQVGDFHVVPCSVCGGILKPDVVFFGETVPPRRVEQCRELVREAASLLVLGSSLTVMSGLRFVRQAAQDGKPVLIVNRDVTRGDRHAVTRIALPLGTALATVAGRLGVPVEEGGAAGPV; encoded by the coding sequence ATGCGTATGCGCCCCACCCTGAGCTGGACCCCCACCGAGGACGTGTCGCCGGGCACCACGGACCTGGGGCCGCTCGCCGACGCCCTGAGCACCGGTGACGTGCTGGTCCTCAGCGGGGCGGGCATCTCCACGGAGTCGGGCATCCCCGACTACCGGGGCGAGGGCGGGAGCCTCAGCCGGCACACCCCCATGACGTACCAGGACTTCACCTCCAGCTCCCAGGCCCGGCGCCGGTACTGGGCGCGCAGCCATCTCGGCTGGCGCACCTTCGGCCGCGCGCGCCCCAACGCGGGCCACCGGGCCGTGACCGCGTTCGGGCGGGAGGGCATGCTCTCGGGTGTGATCACCCAGAACGTCGACGGCCTGCATCAGGCCGCCGGCAGCGAGGCTGTCGTGGAACTCCACGGGAGCCTGGACCGGGTCGTCTGCCTCACCTGCGACAGCTTCAGCCTGCGCCGTGAACTGGCCCGGCGGCTGGAGGAGGCCAATCCGGGGTTCCGGCCGGTGGCCGCGGCGATCAACCCGGACGGCGACGCCGACCTCACCGACGAGCAGGTCGGGGACTTCCATGTGGTGCCCTGCTCGGTCTGCGGCGGCATCCTCAAACCGGACGTGGTCTTCTTCGGCGAGACCGTGCCCCCGCGGCGGGTCGAACAGTGCCGCGAACTGGTCCGGGAGGCGGCTTCGCTGCTGGTCCTGGGGTCGTCGCTGACCGTCATGTCCGGCCTCCGGTTCGTCCGCCAGGCGGCTCAGGACGGCAAGCCCGTGCTGATCGTCAACCGGGATGTGACCCGGGGCGACCGGCATGCCGTCACCCGCATCGCGCTCCCGCTGGGCACGGCGCTGGCCACCGTGGCCGGCCGGCTGGGCGTCCCCGTCGAGGAGGGCGGGGCGGCTGGGCCTGTGTGA
- a CDS encoding class I SAM-dependent methyltransferase, with amino-acid sequence MPRLEISDLITAVDPRTGRRLPVRRAEVVQQLRGSGDERAAALVAGLPADSDGILDPLAVDRLLISVHTELQRLSEELRVAERLVHVLGPLLDAIRTTTGRPGPFRLVDVGCGLGHLIRRLASTNALGADVELIGVDLDASLVGEADRLARAEGLDCAFVHGNAFALPEAATVYVSTGVLHHFRGPDLAAFFQAQAASPALAFCHFDIAATGLAPIGAWIFHRARMRHPLGRHDGVVSAQRAHSDETLLRAADVPGIRPLLYEARGVANPFCTTLRPVIGVRPPLEAPFRLALGRAARRLAGPEYLAGATR; translated from the coding sequence GTGCCTCGACTCGAGATATCCGATCTGATCACCGCCGTGGATCCGCGCACCGGCCGACGGCTCCCGGTGCGGCGCGCCGAGGTGGTCCAGCAGCTTCGCGGGAGCGGCGACGAACGCGCGGCCGCGCTCGTCGCCGGCCTGCCCGCGGACTCCGACGGCATACTCGACCCTCTCGCCGTGGACCGACTCCTCATCAGCGTGCACACGGAGCTGCAGCGCCTGAGCGAGGAGCTCCGCGTGGCCGAACGTCTGGTCCACGTACTCGGCCCGCTTCTCGACGCGATCCGGACGACCACCGGACGGCCCGGGCCCTTCCGCCTGGTCGACGTCGGCTGCGGCCTCGGCCATCTGATCCGGCGGCTGGCATCCACCAACGCCCTCGGAGCGGACGTCGAGCTGATCGGGGTGGACCTCGACGCATCCCTGGTCGGCGAGGCCGACCGCCTCGCCCGGGCCGAAGGGCTCGACTGCGCCTTCGTCCACGGCAATGCCTTCGCCCTGCCCGAGGCGGCGACCGTCTATGTGTCCACGGGCGTACTGCACCACTTCCGCGGTCCCGACCTGGCCGCGTTCTTCCAGGCACAGGCCGCCTCACCGGCACTGGCCTTCTGCCATTTCGACATCGCCGCGACCGGTCTCGCGCCCATCGGCGCCTGGATCTTCCATCGCGCCCGGATGCGCCATCCCCTCGGCCGCCACGACGGCGTGGTCTCCGCGCAGCGCGCACACAGCGACGAGACGCTGCTGCGCGCCGCCGATGTGCCCGGCATACGCCCCCTGCTCTACGAAGCGAGGGGCGTGGCGAACCCGTTCTGCACCACGTTGCGCCCGGTCATCGGGGTGCGCCCGCCGCTGGAGGCGCCTTTCCGTCTAGCCCTCGGACGGGCCGCGCGCCGTCTGGCCGGCCCCGAGTACCTCGCCGGGGCCACCCGATGA
- a CDS encoding oxygenase MpaB family protein, which produces MDSSTRAAPGLRERLGSAVFARVAGPAGAENRARIHGTPGPRWFGPDRPIRTVHGDASMFIGGLRALLLQSLHPLAIAAVEAHSGYRGDPWGRLQRTSTFLAVTTYGTADHARQAADRVRAVHGAVHGTTPSGESYDASDPHLLGWVHVAEVESFLLAHRRYGAEPLDAAGYDGYVADTARVAEALGVIDPPRNRAELVARLASYRAELRSTPEARGAARFILLHPPLPWAARAPYAVLAANAVAALPRWARTSLELPRLSGVSEACVTPTGRALTTAIRWAMAPARQPYPTARD; this is translated from the coding sequence ATGGACTCGTCCACGCGTGCCGCACCCGGTCTGCGGGAACGGCTCGGCAGCGCGGTCTTCGCCCGGGTCGCCGGTCCCGCGGGGGCGGAGAACCGCGCCCGTATCCACGGGACCCCCGGCCCACGCTGGTTCGGCCCAGACCGGCCGATCCGGACGGTCCACGGCGACGCGTCCATGTTCATCGGTGGCCTTCGGGCACTGCTGCTCCAGTCCCTGCACCCGCTGGCGATAGCAGCCGTGGAGGCCCACTCCGGCTACCGTGGCGATCCCTGGGGCAGGCTCCAGCGCACCAGCACCTTCCTCGCCGTGACCACGTACGGAACGGCGGACCACGCGCGGCAGGCGGCCGACCGGGTTCGCGCCGTACACGGCGCGGTGCACGGAACGACTCCGTCCGGAGAGTCCTACGACGCCTCCGACCCTCACCTTCTCGGCTGGGTGCACGTGGCCGAAGTCGAGAGCTTCCTGCTGGCCCACCGGCGTTACGGCGCCGAACCGCTCGACGCCGCCGGCTACGACGGTTATGTCGCCGACACGGCGAGGGTGGCGGAAGCCCTCGGCGTGATCGACCCTCCGCGCAACCGGGCGGAGCTCGTCGCCCGGCTCGCTTCCTACCGCGCCGAACTGCGCTCCACGCCGGAGGCGCGCGGGGCGGCACGCTTCATTCTGTTGCACCCGCCCCTGCCCTGGGCCGCCCGCGCGCCCTACGCGGTCCTCGCTGCGAACGCGGTCGCCGCTCTCCCCCGTTGGGCCCGTACATCGCTGGAGCTGCCCCGGCTGTCCGGCGTGAGCGAGGCGTGCGTGACCCCGACCGGGCGTGCGCTGACCACCGCGATCCGCTGGGCGATGGCTCCGGCGCGTCAGCCGTACCCGACGGCGCGGGACTGA